A genomic window from Diospyros lotus cultivar Yz01 chromosome 2, ASM1463336v1, whole genome shotgun sequence includes:
- the LOC127793761 gene encoding ankyrin repeat-containing protein At5g02620-like, which translates to MRERGGEENLEQILHEAALENDTDSLDRLLEKDPMILRRVKVGCFDHTALHVAAFEGNLKFVEKLLEKNVALAGVLDSRRWSALHLAAARGNCDVVKALVQENPDMCLTLDGDGRNPLHLAAMKGYYRVLDEFFQANPHWIHELLKAKDAGGNTIFHLAIKNKKFEAMKFLIKKARDVMREKDIQKSDNPLNMINECGYTSLDILQEIKGDVHEYESVKELFRQADALKAKQVNQIEWLSKKQDVLMVVASLIATMAFQAGVSPPGGVWQDNLPANSTSPHRAGEAVMAYNYPDSYPLFLHANTIGFVASVSIILFLVTGLPFKKKLFMWIMVVIMWLTVTSMAFTYAFSITVITPKKDRGPLSNAISIGVIVWCGVMAVLLVAHTIRLLNRWLKENRHIDVWSLMKKLYKKLISPSSNQPLSTSPKGNESQAAPATGNGNPV; encoded by the exons atgagagagagagggggcgAAGAGAACTTGGAGCAGATTCTGCACGAGGCGGCTCTTGAAAATGACACGGATTCGTTGGATCGATTGCTTGAGAAAGATCCAATGATCCTCCGGCGAGTAAAGGTGGGTTGTTTCGACCACACGGCCCTCCATGTGGCGGCATTCGAGGGGAACCTGAAATTTGTCGAAAAGCTGCTGGAGAAAAACGTGGCACTGGCGGGGGTGCTGGATTCGCGGCGGTGGTCGGCGCTCCACCTGGCGGCGGCGCGGGGAAACTGCGATGTCGTCAAAGCATTAGTGCAAGAGAACCCCGACATGTGCTTGACTCTGGACGGCGACGGCAGGAACCCGCTTCATCTGGCGGCGATGAAGGGCTATTATCGTGTGTTGGACGAGTTCTTTCAAGCAAATCCCCACTGGATTCATGAGCTGCTCAAAGCTAAAGACGCCGGCGGCAACACCATCTTTCATCTGGCCATTAAGAACAAGAAATTTGAG GCCATGAAATTCTTGATTAAGAAAGCGAGGGATGTAATGAGAGAGAAGGACATACAGAAGTCTGACAACCCGTTAAACATGATAAACGAATGTGGGTACACATCCCTGGACATTCTACAGGAAATCAAAGGTGACGTACATGAATATGAAAGTGTCAAGGAGTTGTTTCGACAAGCTGATGCCTTGAAAGCCAAACAAGTCAATCAGATTGAGTGGCTGTCCAAGAAGCAGGACGTGTTGATGGTGGTGGCGTCGCTTATCGCAACCATGGCTTTCCAAGCCGGGGTGAGCCCTCCTGGTGGTGTCTGGCAAGACAATTTACCCGCCAATTCGACAAGCCCCCATAGAGCTGGAGAAGCTGTGATGGCTTATAACTACCCAGATTCATATCCATTGTTCCTTCATGCCAACACAATAGGATTTGTGGCATCAGTAAGCataattctatttctagtgACCGGATTGCCCTTCAAGAAAAAGTTGTTTATGTGGATCATGGTGGTGATCATGTGGCTCACGGTTACATCCATGGCATTTACATACGCATTTTCAATCACCGTTATCACCCCGAAAAAGGACAGGGGACCTCTCAGCAATGCCATTTCTATCGGGGTGATAGTTTGGTGTGGGGTGATGGCTGTTCTTCTGGTAGCCCACACCATTCGCTTGCTGAACAGGTGGTTGAAGGAGAACCGGCATATAGATGTATGGTCACTGATGAAGAAGTTGTACAAGAAATTGATCTCACCTTCAAGTAACCAACCCCTATCAACTTCACCTAAAGGGAATGAGTCCCAAGCCGCTCCAGCTACAGGGAACGGAAACCCAGTTTGA